Proteins found in one Paenibacillus borealis genomic segment:
- a CDS encoding VanZ family protein: protein MNPAHKLRIYGLQALFAVYIYVLFKIILFKFGSINFSFLWQQLQKSPDNIAGSLRTGNFVPLATLSNTYHHLTPTTMLNFAGNIALFIPYGIFLVLLSPNGKGGGSFTGVLLRSFALSAVLECAQAVFSIGTFDVDDLILNTLGGVLGYLLFRPLIKAFKPSGKSGQINKDDPAPAQNRRIIYDTKSNPPAISGKGSSVTKR from the coding sequence ATGAATCCGGCACACAAACTGAGAATATACGGGTTGCAGGCACTTTTCGCCGTATACATCTATGTACTCTTCAAAATCATCTTATTCAAGTTTGGTTCGATTAACTTCAGCTTTCTCTGGCAGCAGCTGCAGAAGAGCCCGGATAATATCGCCGGCAGTCTGCGCACAGGAAACTTTGTTCCGCTCGCTACCCTGTCCAATACGTATCATCATCTCACACCTACTACCATGCTTAATTTCGCGGGAAATATTGCCTTGTTTATCCCTTATGGCATATTCCTTGTGCTACTGTCCCCGAATGGAAAAGGCGGCGGCTCCTTCACCGGTGTTCTGCTGCGCTCTTTCGCATTAAGTGCGGTGCTTGAATGTGCGCAGGCGGTATTCTCCATCGGAACCTTTGATGTGGACGATCTCATTCTGAATACGCTTGGGGGTGTGCTGGGTTATCTCCTGTTCCGGCCTCTGATCAAGGCATTTAAGCCAAGCGGGAAAAGCGGTCAAATCAATAAGGACGATCCCGCGCCAGCGCAAAATAGAAGGATCATCTATGATACGAAGTCTAATCCTCCTGCCATATCCGGCAAAGGCTCCTCTGTCACCAAAAGGTGA